The proteins below come from a single Myripristis murdjan chromosome 10, fMyrMur1.1, whole genome shotgun sequence genomic window:
- the LOC115366933 gene encoding protocadherin beta-16-like, translating into MTLKICVLYWILRWRFCYNIAWPVFLLLFCHLTSGQIRYSVPEEMKKASLIGNIAQDLGIDLQRLRSGRARIVTAESIQYVELKADKGVLVVNEKIDREQLCGEVTPCSFSFEVILENPLELHPVKILIQDQNDNAPQVLYPVQTGGSLVAEMVPRSAEVGYLVTKVVAVDVDSGQNAWLSYKLQKATDRALFEVGLQNGEIRTIRQVTDKDAVKQRLTVVVEDNGQPSRSATVIVNVAVADSFPEVLSEFTDFRQDKEYNDNLTFYLVLALAVVSFLFITCLVVIISVKIHRWRQSRVLYHSNLPVIPYYPPRYSDTLGTGTLPHVYNYEVCRTTDSRKSDCKFGRAGSQNVLVMDHSSTGTMQRIQSDKSILDEPDSPLEAL; encoded by the exons ATGACTTTGAAAATATGCGTTCTCTATTGGATTCTAAGATGGCGTTTTTGTTACAACATAGCGTGGCcagtttttctgcttcttttttgtcATCTTACCAGTGGTCAGATTCGGTATTCAGTACCGGAAGAAATGAAGAAAGCGTCCCTCATCGGCAACATAGCACAAGACCTTGGGATAGACCTGCAGAGGCTCCGTTCTGGTCGGGCTCGTATCGTGACCGCAGAGAGCATTCAGTACGTCGAGCTGAAGGCAGACAAAGGGGTGTTAGTCGTGAATGAGAAAATAGACCGAGAGCAGCTTTGTGGAGAAGTAACACCGTGTAGCTTCAGTTTTGAGGTGATTTTAGAAAACCCTTTGGAATTACACC CTGTAAAAATACTGATCCAGGACCAGAACGACAACGCCCCTCAGGTTTTGTACCCAGTCCAGACTGGTGGCTCTCTGGTGGCTGAAATGGTGCCTCGTTCAGCAGAGGTGGGCTATCTGGTGACAAAAGTGGTGGCTGTTGATGTGGACTCTGGCCAGAATGCCTGGCTCTCCTATAAACTGCAGAAAGCCACAGACAGGGCGCTGTTTGAAGTGGGCTTACAGAATGGGGAAATCAGAACTATCCGCCAAGTCACTGATAAAGATGCTGTGAAACAACGGCTGACTGTTGTGGTGGAGGACAACGGCCAGCCCTCTCGTTCAGCTACAGTCATTGTTAACGTGGCGGTGGCGGACAGCTTCCCTGAGGTGCTGTCGGAGTTCACTGACTTTAGACAGGACAAGGAGTACAATGACAACCTGACTTTTTACTTGGTTTTGGCTTTGGCTGTGGTTTCCTTTCTGTTCATCACGTGCCTGGTGGTTATTATATCAGTGAAAATCCACAGGTGGAGACAGTCCCGCGTCCTCTATCACTCCAACCTGCCGGTGATTCCATATTATCCCCCACGTTACTCAGACACTTTGGGGACAGGGACTCTCCCACACGTGTACAATTACGAGGTGTGCAGGACGACTGACTCCAGAAAGAGTGACTGTAAGTTCGGCAGAGCCGGTAGTCAGAACGTCCTGGTGATGGATCACAGTTCAACAGGGACGATGCAGCGGATACAGAGTGACAAGAGCATCCTGGATGAACCAGACTCCCCTCTAGAG GCTCTCTGA